From a region of the Geothrix sp. 21YS21S-2 genome:
- a CDS encoding lantibiotic dehydratase, protein MRPPALCHASTRFLLRSPALPLEVLQAWAQDGPSSGDGEEAREALRRRMRSSLEKNAVLEALAVASPDLSSRIQAWADGGLRGKEARNLDHGLVKYLARMASRCTPFGLFASVSLGGWGDGNSLALGPWEEARRHARLDWGVVGRLQALLEDMPQAVASASYRPNTTLHPFGGWYRYLKVSHEGGRGAAYHLEAVEQTRPLRWVIDRSGTGARLGELAGELARFMGTREDEARAYLDLLAESQVLAGDLQPPLTQGDPIDRLLERSGEGPRPGPWKAALEAVRNGIGELGRTPVGSHPEGYRQVVAPLEELGLPDLQDPLQVDVFRPAPGLMLSGAVRAALEAGIETLRRVTPARTGGPMARFRSAFRERYGDRWVPLLEVLDEESGIGFDGEVPVASPLLEGLGIPTGEGPSPPPYPERDRFLAGRLQRLDGARVLDLGPEDLDALAPGDLPALPASFAAMAVLAASSMDALDGGDFQFFMEGYSGPSSARLLGRFAPGEPGLEAALVEDLRREEALRPDAVFAEVVHNPGGRLGNVLVRPRLRPFEIPVLATPGVPWSHAILLSDLRVRVVSDRAVLASARLGKEVIPRLSTAHNFRLGPPAYRFLAHLQDQECPPGGWSWGTLADLPFLPRVTCGRHVLSKARWRLSGPELRAALAGASRSACEAFGRLRRQRGLPRHVVLADADNALPFDLDQELWVETLCHLVAGREAFTLTECFPPFGQGLASAPEGTFAHELVVPFESEPPPPPSPARLLQSLEAPQVRSFLPGSEWLFLKVYCGHAAADRILAELAPAFRAAKEEGWWDQWFFLRYGDPGDHLRLRFHGAPGLLLGVWLPRLSEHLERLRGQGLLWKVQVDTYEPEQARYGGPEGLRLAEAWFHEDSQAVLDSILAGDDHATRWQRGLAEVDRIWTGLGLDLQARKALAVNSRIAFRKEFGDPGAAGTGKTFRRFREALETRVPAPEGPAADPVSPALLALREAGARGQLQGTIQDLASSLSHMHLNRLLRSHQRAQEWVLMEFLARLYDSAQAKERHRGERKGLGAALRLPGSPDPD, encoded by the coding sequence ATGCGCCCACCCGCCCTTTGCCATGCTTCAACCCGGTTCCTGCTCCGGAGCCCCGCCCTGCCCCTCGAGGTGCTTCAGGCCTGGGCGCAGGACGGCCCGTCCTCCGGGGACGGGGAGGAGGCGCGTGAGGCCCTCCGCCGGAGGATGCGGTCGAGCCTGGAGAAGAACGCCGTCCTGGAAGCCTTGGCGGTCGCGTCGCCGGACCTTTCATCCCGGATCCAGGCCTGGGCCGACGGCGGCCTGCGGGGCAAGGAGGCCCGGAACCTCGACCATGGCCTGGTGAAGTACCTGGCCCGCATGGCCTCCCGATGCACGCCCTTCGGTCTTTTCGCGTCCGTCTCCCTCGGCGGGTGGGGCGATGGCAATTCCCTGGCCCTGGGGCCATGGGAGGAGGCAAGGCGCCATGCGCGGCTGGATTGGGGGGTGGTGGGGCGGCTGCAGGCCCTTCTGGAGGACATGCCGCAGGCCGTCGCGTCCGCAAGCTACCGGCCCAACACGACCCTGCACCCCTTCGGGGGCTGGTACCGGTATCTGAAGGTCTCGCACGAGGGCGGCAGGGGGGCCGCCTACCACCTCGAGGCGGTCGAACAGACCCGCCCGCTGCGGTGGGTGATCGACCGTTCCGGCACGGGCGCCCGGCTCGGGGAGCTGGCCGGGGAGCTGGCCCGTTTCATGGGAACCCGGGAAGACGAAGCCAGGGCGTACCTGGATCTCCTGGCCGAATCCCAGGTCCTGGCCGGGGATCTGCAGCCCCCCCTCACCCAGGGCGATCCCATCGACCGGCTGTTGGAGCGGTCCGGGGAGGGTCCCCGGCCCGGCCCCTGGAAGGCAGCCCTGGAGGCGGTCCGGAACGGGATCGGAGAGCTGGGCCGGACACCCGTCGGGAGCCACCCGGAAGGGTACCGGCAGGTGGTGGCGCCGCTGGAGGAGCTCGGACTGCCGGACCTGCAGGATCCCCTGCAGGTCGACGTGTTCCGCCCCGCGCCGGGCCTCATGCTCTCGGGGGCGGTCCGCGCCGCGCTGGAGGCGGGCATCGAAACCCTCCGCCGGGTGACGCCCGCAAGGACCGGAGGCCCCATGGCGCGGTTCCGGAGCGCCTTCCGGGAGCGCTATGGGGATCGGTGGGTTCCACTCCTGGAGGTCCTGGACGAGGAGTCGGGCATCGGCTTCGACGGGGAGGTCCCGGTGGCCTCCCCCCTGCTCGAGGGGCTCGGGATCCCCACCGGGGAGGGCCCGTCGCCTCCCCCCTATCCCGAAAGGGACCGGTTCCTCGCGGGCCGGCTGCAGCGGCTGGACGGGGCCCGGGTCCTGGACCTGGGCCCGGAGGACCTGGACGCCTTGGCGCCGGGGGACCTTCCGGCCCTGCCGGCCTCCTTCGCCGCCATGGCCGTCCTGGCCGCCTCCTCCATGGACGCGCTGGACGGGGGGGATTTCCAGTTCTTCATGGAAGGCTATTCGGGGCCCAGCTCGGCGCGGTTGCTGGGGCGTTTCGCCCCCGGCGAACCCGGACTCGAGGCCGCGCTGGTGGAGGACCTTCGCCGGGAGGAGGCGCTCAGGCCGGACGCGGTCTTCGCCGAAGTGGTCCACAACCCCGGCGGCCGCCTGGGCAATGTCCTGGTCCGCCCCCGGTTGAGGCCGTTCGAGATTCCGGTCCTCGCGACCCCAGGCGTCCCCTGGTCCCATGCCATCCTGCTTTCGGACCTGCGGGTGCGGGTCGTTTCCGACCGCGCGGTGCTGGCGTCGGCGAGACTGGGCAAGGAAGTGATTCCCCGCCTCTCCACCGCCCACAATTTCAGGCTCGGCCCCCCCGCCTACCGGTTCCTGGCGCACCTCCAGGACCAGGAATGTCCGCCGGGAGGGTGGTCATGGGGCACCCTGGCGGACCTGCCGTTCCTGCCCAGGGTGACCTGCGGGCGCCACGTGCTGAGCAAGGCGCGGTGGCGGCTGTCGGGCCCTGAACTGCGGGCCGCTTTGGCCGGAGCCTCCCGGAGCGCCTGCGAAGCCTTCGGGCGCCTGCGCAGGCAGCGCGGCCTTCCCCGGCACGTGGTGCTCGCCGACGCGGACAACGCCCTCCCCTTCGACCTCGATCAGGAGCTCTGGGTGGAGACGCTCTGCCACCTTGTGGCGGGGCGGGAGGCCTTCACCCTCACGGAGTGCTTTCCCCCCTTCGGTCAGGGCCTGGCGTCGGCCCCCGAGGGAACCTTCGCCCACGAGCTGGTGGTCCCGTTCGAATCCGAGCCGCCGCCGCCGCCCAGCCCCGCCCGCCTCCTGCAGTCGCTCGAGGCGCCCCAGGTCCGCTCCTTCCTGCCGGGGTCCGAATGGCTCTTCCTGAAGGTCTACTGCGGGCATGCCGCGGCCGACCGGATCCTGGCCGAGCTCGCCCCGGCGTTTCGCGCGGCGAAGGAGGAGGGGTGGTGGGACCAGTGGTTCTTCCTGCGATACGGGGACCCGGGCGATCACCTCAGGTTGCGGTTCCATGGGGCTCCGGGCCTGCTGCTCGGCGTATGGCTGCCGCGCCTTTCGGAGCACCTCGAGCGGCTCCGGGGCCAGGGGCTGCTCTGGAAGGTCCAGGTCGACACCTACGAGCCGGAACAGGCCCGCTACGGAGGACCCGAAGGCCTTCGCCTGGCGGAGGCCTGGTTCCATGAGGACAGCCAGGCGGTACTGGATTCCATCCTTGCGGGGGATGACCACGCGACGCGGTGGCAGAGGGGGCTGGCCGAGGTCGACCGGATCTGGACCGGCCTCGGGCTGGACCTCCAGGCCAGGAAGGCCCTGGCCGTGAATTCACGAATCGCCTTCCGGAAGGAATTCGGCGACCCGGGAGCGGCCGGGACGGGGAAGACCTTCCGAAGGTTCAGGGAGGCCCTGGAGACGCGGGTCCCCGCGCCGGAAGGCCCCGCCGCGGATCCCGTGAGCCCCGCGCTCCTGGCCCTGAGGGAGGCCGGGGCCCGGGGCCAGCTGCAGGGGACGATCCAGGACCTGGCTTCGAGCCTCTCCCACATGCACCTCAATCGCCTTCTCCGAAGCCACCAGCGTGCGCAGGAATGGGTGCTCATGGAATTCCTCGCCCGGTTGTACGATTCCGCCCAGGCGAAAGAACGGCACCGCGGGGAAAGGAAAGGCCTGGGCGCCGCCCTCCGGCTTCCTGGATCCCCGGACCCGGACTGA